A single window of Liolophura sinensis isolate JHLJ2023 chromosome 6, CUHK_Ljap_v2, whole genome shotgun sequence DNA harbors:
- the LOC135468282 gene encoding DNA-directed RNA polymerase III subunit RPC4-like isoform X1, whose protein sequence is MASGDAPNLPRGLIGRRGTPTGKSARLPSLRGPRDLTLGGVPKKSFTPSIPVRKDRSKAQTEEASSSGTPGSSSRRGRNGRPERGRGGRGRGRGRGRDENILQSHSIFEQGPTERRIRHTSSFSEDYGDRRSRGAGTSRSTIKKEKSEDTKRVLDNLLRDDFIDDSVGGEDSGLTPIYLPLSHVSIKEEIRKDKLKPKLEIKAGQSGVDLTVEPDVDMPDATADPSIGLPSALIPGENMSDSIVTVVKKERKPNLTCKQIFTEVAKSEKGELLFFQLPDVLPGEPPSSVDDTKAPSGGKKQERSGVRTGAAQSQSTSQKEEEKSDKTKNSCKLKNFSEGHIGKIQIRKSGKTQLILGNIVLDVLPGTTCSFLQEAVSVKLGQEGGGHMTVLGQVDHKVTCVPDFEKLLKSS, encoded by the exons ATGGCATCGGGCGATGCGCCGAACCTACCTCGTGGGTTGATTGGCAGGCGCGGCACTCCAACAGGAAAAAGCGCTAG ATTACCCTCGTTAAGAGGTCCCAGGGATCTAACTCTTGGTGGTGTTCCAAAGAAATCTTTCACTCCAAGCATTCCTGTCCGAAAAGATAGAAGCAAGGCTCA AACTGAAGAAGCGTCCTCAAGTGGCACACCAGGAAGCAGTAGTAGACGGGGTCGCAATGGACGCCCAGAGAGGGGCAGAGGTGGGCGTGGTAGGGGAAGAGGACGGGGCAGAGATGAGAACATTCTACAATCACATTCCATTTTTGAACAAGGGCCGACAGAGAGGCGTATTCGTCACA CTTCATCATTCTCGGAAGATTATGGAGATCGAAGGTCACGAGGAGCAGGTACTTCTCGCAGCACCATCAAGAAGGAGAAATCTGAGGACACAAAGAGAGTTCTTGATAACCTCCTCAGAGATGAT TTTATAGATGATTCTGTGGGTGGAGAAGATTCTGGCTTAACTCCAATATACCTTCCACTGTCACATGTCTCCATTAAAGAGGAAATTAGGAAAGATAAACTGAAACCCAAACTTGAAATAAAAG CTGGCCAAAGTGGAGTAGACCTCACAG TGGAGCCAGATGTTGACATGCCAGATGCGACGGCTGATCCATCAATCGGTCTCCCTTCTGCCTTGATCCCTGGGGAGAATATGTCTGACTCTATTGTGACAGTTGTAAAAAAGGAAAGGAAGCCTAACCTGACCTGTAAACAGATATTTACAGAGGTGGCAAAGTCAG AGAAAGGAGAGTTGCTGTTTTTTCAACTCCCTGATGTACTTCCTGGTGAGCCACCATCAAGCGTGGATGATACAAAAGCTCCCTCTGGTGGTAAAAAACAAGAGAGATCAGGAGTAAGAACTGGTGCAGCCCAGAGCCAGTCTACATCACAGAAGGAGGAAGAG aagtctGACAAAACTAAAAATTCTTGTAAACTCAAGAACTTCTCGGAAGGGCATATAGGGAAAATCCAGATAAGGAAATCTGGAAAAACCCAACTGATTTTGGGAAACATAGTTTTAGATGTCTTACCTGGAACTACATGCTCCTTTCTTCAG GAAGCCGTGTCTGTGAAACTAGGCCAAGAAGGTGGTGGTCACATGACCGTTTTAGGCCAGGTAGACCACAAAGTGACCTGTGTACCAGACTTTGAGAAGCTGTTGAAATCGTCTTGA
- the LOC135466629 gene encoding retinol dehydrogenase 13-like isoform X1, with amino-acid sequence MGYRMPKYAVPCSIAGVLVGGCVLVKDYMGGQMYKSTERIVGKTAIVTGANTGIGKETCRELARRGGRVIMACRDLEKCEKARAEIVLETANRNIQCRHLNLASLASIRTFAKITNEKEPHVDILVNNAGVMRCPKLLTEDGFEMQLGVNHLGHFLLTMLLLDKLKKSAPSRIINVSSIAHNRGRINFEDLNSAKSYNPSEAYNQSKLANLLFTKELAKRLEGTKVTVNAVHPGIVKTELGRHMSISKSYLSWIFLGPPSWLLMKTPKQGAQTTLFCALDPSLENVSGKYFSDCKEKEVAPEATDPAVAARLWAISEKWTRLT; translated from the exons ATGGGCTATCGGATGCCCAAATATGCTGTGCCCTGCAGCATAGCTGGTGTCCTGGTGGGTGGGTGTGTCCTCGTGAA AGATTACATGGGTGGTCAAATGTACAAATCTACAGAGCGGATTGTGGGGAAAACAGCTATTGTCACTGGTGCTAACACAGGAATAGGAAAAGAAACATGCAGAGAGTTAGCAAGGAGAG GTGGCCGTGTGATTATGGCTTGTCGGGACCTGGAGAAGTGTGAGAAGGCTCGTGCGGAGATCGTGCTGGAGACAGCCAATAGGAACATTCAGTGTAGACACCTGAATCTAGCCTCGCTTGCATCCATCAGAACGTTTGCCAAAATAACGAATGAAA AGGAGCCTCATGTTGACATACTGGTAAATAATGCTGGAGTAATGAGATGCCCTAAACTACTGACAGAAGACGGATTTGAAATGCAGCTGGGTGTCAATCACTTGG GACATTTTTTGTTAACAATGTTGCTGCTGGACAAGCTGAAGAAGTCAGCCCCAAGCAGGATCATTAATGTATCCAGCATAGCTCATAACCGAGGCAGGATTAACTTTGAGGATCTCAACAGTGCCAAGTCATACAACCCTTCTGAGGCTTACAATCAGAGTAAACTAGCTAACCTACTCTTCACCAAGGAACTAGCCAAACGCTTGGAAG GTACTAAGGTAACAGTAAATGCGGTTCACCCTGGGATAGTGAAGACAGAGTTGGGCCGTCATATGAGCATAAGTAAGTCCTACCTTTCGTGGATCTTCCTAGGCCCACCCAGCTGGCTACTGATGAAGACCCCCAAACAGGGAGCACAGACCACTTTGTTCTGTGCCTTGGACCCAAGTCTAGAAAATGTCTCTGGAAAGTACTTCAG TGACTGTAAGGAGAAGGAAGTGGCCCCTGAAGCAACTGATCCAGCTGTGGCAGCTAGACTTTGGGCAATCAGCGAGAAATGGACTAGACTCACGTGA
- the LOC135466629 gene encoding retinol dehydrogenase 13-like isoform X2, protein MGYRMPKYAVPCSIAGVLVGGCVLVKDYMGGQMYKSTERIVGKTAIVTGANTGIGKETCRELARRGGRVIMACRDLEKCEKARAEIVLETANRNIQCRHLNLASLASIRTFAKITNERHFLLTMLLLDKLKKSAPSRIINVSSIAHNRGRINFEDLNSAKSYNPSEAYNQSKLANLLFTKELAKRLEGTKVTVNAVHPGIVKTELGRHMSISKSYLSWIFLGPPSWLLMKTPKQGAQTTLFCALDPSLENVSGKYFSDCKEKEVAPEATDPAVAARLWAISEKWTRLT, encoded by the exons ATGGGCTATCGGATGCCCAAATATGCTGTGCCCTGCAGCATAGCTGGTGTCCTGGTGGGTGGGTGTGTCCTCGTGAA AGATTACATGGGTGGTCAAATGTACAAATCTACAGAGCGGATTGTGGGGAAAACAGCTATTGTCACTGGTGCTAACACAGGAATAGGAAAAGAAACATGCAGAGAGTTAGCAAGGAGAG GTGGCCGTGTGATTATGGCTTGTCGGGACCTGGAGAAGTGTGAGAAGGCTCGTGCGGAGATCGTGCTGGAGACAGCCAATAGGAACATTCAGTGTAGACACCTGAATCTAGCCTCGCTTGCATCCATCAGAACGTTTGCCAAAATAACGAATGAAA GACATTTTTTGTTAACAATGTTGCTGCTGGACAAGCTGAAGAAGTCAGCCCCAAGCAGGATCATTAATGTATCCAGCATAGCTCATAACCGAGGCAGGATTAACTTTGAGGATCTCAACAGTGCCAAGTCATACAACCCTTCTGAGGCTTACAATCAGAGTAAACTAGCTAACCTACTCTTCACCAAGGAACTAGCCAAACGCTTGGAAG GTACTAAGGTAACAGTAAATGCGGTTCACCCTGGGATAGTGAAGACAGAGTTGGGCCGTCATATGAGCATAAGTAAGTCCTACCTTTCGTGGATCTTCCTAGGCCCACCCAGCTGGCTACTGATGAAGACCCCCAAACAGGGAGCACAGACCACTTTGTTCTGTGCCTTGGACCCAAGTCTAGAAAATGTCTCTGGAAAGTACTTCAG TGACTGTAAGGAGAAGGAAGTGGCCCCTGAAGCAACTGATCCAGCTGTGGCAGCTAGACTTTGGGCAATCAGCGAGAAATGGACTAGACTCACGTGA
- the LOC135468282 gene encoding DNA-directed RNA polymerase III subunit RPC4-like isoform X3 gives MASGDAPNLPRGLIGRRGTPTGKSARLPSLRGPRDLTLGGVPKKSFTPSIPVRKDRSKAQTEEASSSGTPGSSSRRGRNGRPERGRGGRGRGRGRGRDENILQSHSIFEQGPTERRIRHTSSFSEDYGDRRSRGAGTSRSTIKKEKSEDTKRVLDNLLRDDFIDDSVGGEDSGLTPIYLPLSHVSIKEEIRKDKLKPKLEIKVEPDVDMPDATADPSIGLPSALIPGENMSDSIVTVVKKERKPNLTCKQIFTEVAKSEKGELLFFQLPDVLPGEPPSSVDDTKAPSGGKKQERSGVRTGAAQSQSTSQKEEEKSDKTKNSCKLKNFSEGHIGKIQIRKSGKTQLILGNIVLDVLPGTTCSFLQEAVSVKLGQEGGGHMTVLGQVDHKVTCVPDFEKLLKSS, from the exons ATGGCATCGGGCGATGCGCCGAACCTACCTCGTGGGTTGATTGGCAGGCGCGGCACTCCAACAGGAAAAAGCGCTAG ATTACCCTCGTTAAGAGGTCCCAGGGATCTAACTCTTGGTGGTGTTCCAAAGAAATCTTTCACTCCAAGCATTCCTGTCCGAAAAGATAGAAGCAAGGCTCA AACTGAAGAAGCGTCCTCAAGTGGCACACCAGGAAGCAGTAGTAGACGGGGTCGCAATGGACGCCCAGAGAGGGGCAGAGGTGGGCGTGGTAGGGGAAGAGGACGGGGCAGAGATGAGAACATTCTACAATCACATTCCATTTTTGAACAAGGGCCGACAGAGAGGCGTATTCGTCACA CTTCATCATTCTCGGAAGATTATGGAGATCGAAGGTCACGAGGAGCAGGTACTTCTCGCAGCACCATCAAGAAGGAGAAATCTGAGGACACAAAGAGAGTTCTTGATAACCTCCTCAGAGATGAT TTTATAGATGATTCTGTGGGTGGAGAAGATTCTGGCTTAACTCCAATATACCTTCCACTGTCACATGTCTCCATTAAAGAGGAAATTAGGAAAGATAAACTGAAACCCAAACTTGAAATAAAAG TGGAGCCAGATGTTGACATGCCAGATGCGACGGCTGATCCATCAATCGGTCTCCCTTCTGCCTTGATCCCTGGGGAGAATATGTCTGACTCTATTGTGACAGTTGTAAAAAAGGAAAGGAAGCCTAACCTGACCTGTAAACAGATATTTACAGAGGTGGCAAAGTCAG AGAAAGGAGAGTTGCTGTTTTTTCAACTCCCTGATGTACTTCCTGGTGAGCCACCATCAAGCGTGGATGATACAAAAGCTCCCTCTGGTGGTAAAAAACAAGAGAGATCAGGAGTAAGAACTGGTGCAGCCCAGAGCCAGTCTACATCACAGAAGGAGGAAGAG aagtctGACAAAACTAAAAATTCTTGTAAACTCAAGAACTTCTCGGAAGGGCATATAGGGAAAATCCAGATAAGGAAATCTGGAAAAACCCAACTGATTTTGGGAAACATAGTTTTAGATGTCTTACCTGGAACTACATGCTCCTTTCTTCAG GAAGCCGTGTCTGTGAAACTAGGCCAAGAAGGTGGTGGTCACATGACCGTTTTAGGCCAGGTAGACCACAAAGTGACCTGTGTACCAGACTTTGAGAAGCTGTTGAAATCGTCTTGA
- the LOC135468282 gene encoding DNA-directed RNA polymerase III subunit RPC4-like isoform X2, with translation MASGDAPNLPRGLIGRRGTPTGKSARLPSLRGPRDLTLGGVPKKSFTPSIPVRKDRSKAQTEEASSSGTPGSSSRRGRNGRPERGRGGRGRGRGRGRDENILQSHSIFEQGPTERRIRHTSSFSEDYGDRRSRGAGTSRSTIKKEKSEDTKRVLDNLLRDDFIDDSVGGEDSGLTPIYLPLSHVSIKEEIRKDKLKPKLEIKAGQSGVDLTVEPDVDMPDATADPSIGLPSALIPGENMSDSIVTVVKKERKPNLTCKQIFTEVAKSEKGELLFFQLPDVLPGEPPSSVDDTKAPSGGKKQERSGVRTGAAQSQSTSQKEEESDKTKNSCKLKNFSEGHIGKIQIRKSGKTQLILGNIVLDVLPGTTCSFLQEAVSVKLGQEGGGHMTVLGQVDHKVTCVPDFEKLLKSS, from the exons ATGGCATCGGGCGATGCGCCGAACCTACCTCGTGGGTTGATTGGCAGGCGCGGCACTCCAACAGGAAAAAGCGCTAG ATTACCCTCGTTAAGAGGTCCCAGGGATCTAACTCTTGGTGGTGTTCCAAAGAAATCTTTCACTCCAAGCATTCCTGTCCGAAAAGATAGAAGCAAGGCTCA AACTGAAGAAGCGTCCTCAAGTGGCACACCAGGAAGCAGTAGTAGACGGGGTCGCAATGGACGCCCAGAGAGGGGCAGAGGTGGGCGTGGTAGGGGAAGAGGACGGGGCAGAGATGAGAACATTCTACAATCACATTCCATTTTTGAACAAGGGCCGACAGAGAGGCGTATTCGTCACA CTTCATCATTCTCGGAAGATTATGGAGATCGAAGGTCACGAGGAGCAGGTACTTCTCGCAGCACCATCAAGAAGGAGAAATCTGAGGACACAAAGAGAGTTCTTGATAACCTCCTCAGAGATGAT TTTATAGATGATTCTGTGGGTGGAGAAGATTCTGGCTTAACTCCAATATACCTTCCACTGTCACATGTCTCCATTAAAGAGGAAATTAGGAAAGATAAACTGAAACCCAAACTTGAAATAAAAG CTGGCCAAAGTGGAGTAGACCTCACAG TGGAGCCAGATGTTGACATGCCAGATGCGACGGCTGATCCATCAATCGGTCTCCCTTCTGCCTTGATCCCTGGGGAGAATATGTCTGACTCTATTGTGACAGTTGTAAAAAAGGAAAGGAAGCCTAACCTGACCTGTAAACAGATATTTACAGAGGTGGCAAAGTCAG AGAAAGGAGAGTTGCTGTTTTTTCAACTCCCTGATGTACTTCCTGGTGAGCCACCATCAAGCGTGGATGATACAAAAGCTCCCTCTGGTGGTAAAAAACAAGAGAGATCAGGAGTAAGAACTGGTGCAGCCCAGAGCCAGTCTACATCACAGAAGGAGGAAGAG tctGACAAAACTAAAAATTCTTGTAAACTCAAGAACTTCTCGGAAGGGCATATAGGGAAAATCCAGATAAGGAAATCTGGAAAAACCCAACTGATTTTGGGAAACATAGTTTTAGATGTCTTACCTGGAACTACATGCTCCTTTCTTCAG GAAGCCGTGTCTGTGAAACTAGGCCAAGAAGGTGGTGGTCACATGACCGTTTTAGGCCAGGTAGACCACAAAGTGACCTGTGTACCAGACTTTGAGAAGCTGTTGAAATCGTCTTGA
- the LOC135467979 gene encoding retinol dehydrogenase 13-like, with translation MVNLEGLPNPDKIFDSWYPILIGIVIGVLYGFRAYFRGAQCYSATKLTGKTAIVTGASSGIGEQIALDFAQRGARVILACKNEEAAKETVEYIKRKSKKKHDVVVLPLDLSSFKSIRKFVETFKTMENKLHILVNNAGTMMGPQKETEDKFEEQFQVNYLGHFLLTNLLLDVMKSSGSGRIINVTASAYKLGEINFDDINGEKEAEFNSGKQFSQCKLAVILFSQELARRLEGTGINVYCANPGITNTNIHRHFVFKTNAFVSLSFSPFTWFLMKSAYDGAQTAIHCAVADEVKDSTGKYYSECNEAVLESQAIDDDLAKKLWQESVKWTRLERDATAVKSLNSGDS, from the exons ATGGTTAACCTTGAAGGTCTCCCCAATCCTGATAAGATCTTCGATTCATGGTATCCCATTTTGATTGGCATCGTGATTGGAGTACTCTATGGCTTTCG AGCTTATTTCAGGGGTGCTCAGTGTTATAGTGCTACTAAGCTGACAGGAAAGACAGCTATTGTCACAGGTGCCAGCTCAGGAATTGGTGAACAGATTGCTCTGGACTTCGCTCAGAGAG GAGCCAGGGTTATCCTTGCGTGTAAAAATGAAGAAGCTGCAAAAGAAACTGTGGAATATATCAAACGCAAGTCAAAAAAGAAGCATGATGTCGTTGTACTGCCCCTTGATCTGTCATCATTTAAGAGTATTAGAAAGTTTGTGGAAACTTTCAAAACAA TGGAAAACAAGCTGCATATTCTAGTAAACAATGCTGGTACAATGATGGGACCCCAGAAAGAAACGGAGGATAAATTTGAAGAGCAATTTCAAGTGAACTATTTGG GCCATTTTTTGCTGACCAACCTGCTATTGGATGTGATGAAATCCTCAGGCTCGGGCAGAATCATCAATGTGACTGCATCAGCGTACAAGCTGGGAGAAATTAACTTTGACGATATTAATGGAGAGAAAGAAGCAGAATTCAACTCCGGGAAGCAGTTCTCTCAGTGTAAACTAGCCGTCATCTTGTTCAGCCAGGAATTGGCTCGTAGATTAGAAG GTACAGGCATCAATGTCTACTGTGCAAACCCAGGTATCACCAATACCAATATCCACAGACACTTCGTCTTCAAGACAAACGCCTTCGTCAGTCTTAGCTTCTCTCCGTTTACCTGGTTCCTGATGAAGTCCGCCTATGATGGAGCACAGACTGCGATACACTGTGCTGTGGCCGATGAAGTCAAAGACAGCACTGGCAAATACTACAG TGAATGCAACGAGGCTGTCCTAGAATCTCAGGCTATAGATGATGATCTGGCAAAAAAGCTGTGGCAAGAAAGTGTAAAATGGACACGCCTGGAGAGGGACGCAACTGCGGTGAAAAGCTTAAACAGCGGGGATAGCTGA